From the Gadus chalcogrammus isolate NIFS_2021 chromosome 15, NIFS_Gcha_1.0, whole genome shotgun sequence genome, one window contains:
- the LOC130404342 gene encoding E3 ubiquitin-protein ligase TRIM39-like yields the protein MACANTSWSEENFSCSICLEVFNSPVTTTCGHNFCRTCITKFWDEQVQYKCPICNEIFHTRPDLRVNTFLSELAAQIRTTVRVKEQPCVEQAEVPCDVCTGTQQKAVKSCLVCLISYCQTHLEPHQRVAGLKKHRLVEPMDRLEDLMCKKHERLLELFCQTEQVCVCLLCTVTDHKSHPVVPLKEEYEVKTVQLGKTVTDVLQKIQERKQKIKEIKDTVELSNKDADREIAHGGQVFTALIGCVEKGRDEFNQSVKEKLKSTVKRAEDLIKELEQEIEDLTNRSSEVKRLSHTEDHLHFLQTFRSLKDPPPTRDWTTVEVRPPSYVGTLRRSLDQLEETLNMEMKKLCDDAELKRVQQYEVDVTLDPDSAHPLLILSEDGKQVHDGGVWKKLPDNPKRFTKYIFVLTRQSFSSGRFYFEVQVEYKAAWGLGVARESIDRKGLTQWTPETGYWILWYDEDGLVFSDDPSVGLPLRAELQKVGVFVDYDEGLVSFYDVEARVRIYSATGCTFTEPLYPILNEGDINVAPLIISPVNQTD from the coding sequence atggcctgtGCTAACACTTCgtggtctgaagagaacttttcatgttcaaTCTGTCTGGAAGTGTTCAACAGTCCCGTTACCAccacatgtggacacaacttctgcagaacctgtattacaaagttctgggatgaacaagtccagTACAAATGTCCTATTTGCAACGAGATTTTCCATACAAGACCTGATTTACGGGTCAATACCTTCTTATCAGAGCTGGCTGCTCAGATTAGAACAACCGtacgagtaaaagagcagccttgtgttgaacaagcagaagttccctgtgacgtctgtactgggacccagcagaaggctgtgaagtcctgcctagtgtgtcttatctcttactgccaaacccatctggagccacatcagagagtcgctgggctgaagaaacatcggctggtcgagcctatggaccgtctggaagacttgatgtgtaagaaacacgaacgacttctggagctcttctgccagactgaacaggtgtgtgtgtgtctgttgtgcacagtgacagaccacaagtcccatcctgttgtacctctaaaggaggaatatgaagtgaagacggtcCAGCTGGGGAAGACGGTGACTGACGTTCTGCAGAagatccaggagagaaaacaaaagattaaggagatcaaAGACACAGTGGAACTGAGCAAcaaagacgcagacagagagatagcccaTGGTGGGCAGGTCTTCACTGCTCTGATAGGCTGTGTTGAAAAGGGCCGGGATGAATTCAACCAATCGgtgaaagagaaactgaaatccacagtgaaacgagctgaagacctcatcaaagagctggagcaggaaatagaagatctgaccaatagaagctcagaggtgaagcggctctcacacactgaagaccacctccacttcctccagaccttcagatccctgaaggatcctccacccaccagggactggaccacggtggaggtccgtcctccgtcatacgtagggaccttgaggagatccctagatcagctggaggagacactgaacatggagatgaagaagctgtgtgatgatgctgaactgaagagggtccagcagtatgaagtagatgtgactctggatcctgattcAGCTCATCCCCttctcatcctgtctgaggatgggaaacaagtacatgatggaggtgtgtggaagaaactcccagacaaccctaagagatttacaaaGTATATAtttgttctcacgaggcagagcttctcctcagggagattttactttgaggtccaggttgaATACAAGGCTGCATGGGggttaggagtggccagagagtccatcgacagaaaagGTCTGACACAGTggacccctgagacgggttacTGGATTCTTTGGTACGACGAGGATGGGTTGGTATTTAGTGATGACCCTTCTGTCGGTCTCCccctgagagctgagctccagaaggtgggggtgtttgttgattatgatgagggtctggtctccttctatgatgtggaagccagggttcgtatctactctgctactggctgcaccttcactgagcctctctatccaatcCTCAATGAAGGTGATATAAACgttgcccccctgatcatctcacctgtcaatcaaacagactag